The Streptococcus sp. S5 genome contains a region encoding:
- the treR gene encoding trehalose operon repressor, translated as MKKYQQIYQILKEQILEEKYLVGDFLPSENDLKEHYQVSRDTIRKALKLLQEEGFIETVQGMGSQVSRQAHFDFPVSQLTSYQEIVKASGLHSETNVIRLEKISIDEKGAKKTGFPLHRLVWKVTRQRVVDGVASVLDIDYLDRELTPGLTKEIAQHSIYHYIEEDLKLQIGYAKKEILISPIDNRDKILLDLGKDQHVVTVRSQVHLADGRQFQFTESRHKLDKFHFVDYAERRK; from the coding sequence ATGAAAAAATACCAACAAATCTACCAAATTTTAAAAGAGCAAATACTAGAAGAAAAATATCTAGTCGGGGATTTTCTGCCTAGTGAGAACGACTTAAAAGAGCACTACCAGGTCAGTCGCGATACCATCCGTAAAGCCCTCAAGCTCTTGCAGGAAGAAGGCTTTATCGAGACTGTTCAAGGAATGGGGTCGCAAGTTTCTAGACAAGCTCACTTTGACTTCCCCGTTTCCCAATTAACCAGCTATCAAGAAATCGTCAAAGCTTCTGGTCTTCACTCAGAAACCAATGTCATTCGTTTGGAAAAAATCAGTATCGATGAAAAAGGAGCTAAAAAGACAGGTTTTCCCCTTCACCGTTTGGTTTGGAAAGTAACCCGGCAACGGGTGGTGGATGGCGTCGCTTCAGTCTTAGATATTGATTACCTAGATAGAGAGCTCACCCCTGGCCTTACTAAGGAAATTGCCCAGCACTCTATCTACCACTATATAGAAGAAGACTTGAAATTGCAGATTGGCTATGCTAAGAAAGAAATCTTGATTTCACCAATCGATAATCGCGATAAAATCTTACTGGATCTTGGAAAAGACCAACACGTGGTGACGGTCCGCTCCCAAGTTCACCTAGCAGACGGTCGGCAATTCCAGTTCACCGAAAGCCGACACAAATTAGACAAGTTTCATTTTGTCGACTATGCAGAGCGGAGAAAATAA
- a CDS encoding TetR/AcrR family transcriptional regulator, which produces MAKNTRSRIIKAAEELYRTESQQKVGIRQIAQAAGCSHTAIYQYFKKKEDILYAVAEKPLTHLYHTCLEISHSKQNDKERLLQICQTYVDFGFRERNFYELLIFYRGEHEDSGDCSQPLMQLRMKSYRLLEEAIDVFLPKNLSDAEALNIRSGIFIFLHGLVSIYSRDNEECPERIKQLLTDFISFKIIGMK; this is translated from the coding sequence ATGGCAAAGAATACAAGGTCTAGAATTATCAAGGCAGCCGAGGAACTTTACCGGACAGAATCTCAGCAAAAAGTAGGAATCAGGCAGATTGCTCAAGCTGCAGGATGTTCACATACAGCTATTTATCAGTATTTTAAAAAGAAAGAGGATATATTATATGCAGTAGCGGAAAAACCGTTAACTCACCTCTATCATACTTGCTTAGAAATCAGTCATTCCAAGCAGAATGATAAGGAACGTCTGCTTCAAATCTGTCAAACATACGTGGATTTTGGGTTTAGAGAACGTAATTTTTATGAATTATTGATTTTTTACCGTGGAGAGCATGAAGATTCAGGCGATTGTTCGCAACCGTTGATGCAATTGAGAATGAAAAGTTATCGTTTATTGGAAGAAGCTATTGATGTCTTTTTACCGAAAAACTTATCTGATGCAGAAGCGCTAAATATTCGTAGTGGAATCTTTATTTTTTTACATGGCTTAGTAAGTATCTACAGTAGGGACAATGAAGAATGTCCAGAACGCATTAAGCAACTACTGACTGATTTTATTTCTTTTAAAATAATAGGAATGAAATGA
- a CDS encoding MBL fold metallo-hydrolase produces the protein MSFLYRLLTRTKQISPHIRKFEFELGVFVVSIWLVESSGRFYVIDTGMRGMEKYAAQFLLPQKIEAIFLTHGHPDHIKGLLYLRQHFGNIPTLISEKEFPYISGKEPFPNRKETEKVIFDPATFITVESQEGQDLISSAGLKPLFSPGHSPGHVVYYHEEDQVLIAGDLFTATRSGKLRPPMKGYTADMRQALASGERILKDYSQALVSVCHGSEVKDAVRDFEASDGFKGSL, from the coding sequence ATGTCTTTCTTGTATCGTTTATTAACACGTACAAAACAAATCAGTCCACATATAAGAAAGTTTGAGTTCGAATTGGGTGTTTTTGTTGTCAGCATATGGCTAGTTGAATCATCTGGTCGCTTTTATGTGATTGATACGGGAATGCGAGGAATGGAGAAGTACGCTGCCCAGTTTTTACTCCCACAAAAAATTGAAGCAATTTTTCTGACCCATGGACATCCAGATCATATCAAAGGTTTGCTCTATCTTAGACAGCACTTTGGGAACATCCCGACTTTAATCAGTGAGAAGGAATTCCCCTATATTTCAGGCAAAGAACCTTTTCCTAATAGAAAAGAGACGGAAAAAGTGATTTTTGATCCGGCTACTTTTATAACTGTTGAAAGTCAAGAAGGTCAAGACTTGATAAGTAGTGCAGGACTAAAACCCCTATTTTCTCCTGGGCATTCCCCTGGTCATGTTGTTTATTACCATGAAGAGGATCAAGTTTTAATCGCTGGAGATCTTTTCACAGCTACGAGAAGTGGGAAGTTGCGTCCACCAATGAAAGGATATACAGCAGATATGAGACAAGCTTTAGCTAGTGGTGAAAGAATTCTCAAGGATTATTCGCAGGCCCTTGTTAGTGTTTGTCATGGCAGTGAGGTAAAAGATGCCGTACGAGATTTTGAGGCATCGGATGGGTTTAAAGGGAGTTTGTAA
- the pflA gene encoding pyruvate formate-lyase-activating protein, translating into MENETVDYGKVTGMVHSTESFGAVDGPGIRFIVFLQGCQMRCQYCHNPDTWAMETNKSRERTVDDVLEEALRYRGFWGEKGGITVSGGEALLQIDFLIALFTKAQELGIHCTLDTCALPFRNTPRYLEKFDRLMAVTDLVLLDIKEINDERHKIVTSHTNKTILACAKYLSDIGKPVWIRHVLVPGLTDRDDDLIELGKFVKTLKNVDKFEILPYHTMGEFKWRELGIPYKLEGVKPPTKERVQNAKDLMETESYQDYLKRVKG; encoded by the coding sequence ATGGAAAATGAAACAGTTGACTATGGAAAAGTAACAGGAATGGTACACTCAACAGAAAGTTTTGGTGCAGTAGACGGGCCTGGGATCCGCTTTATTGTCTTCCTTCAAGGGTGTCAAATGCGGTGTCAATACTGCCACAATCCAGATACTTGGGCAATGGAAACCAACAAGTCCCGTGAGCGGACGGTGGATGATGTCTTAGAAGAAGCCCTCCGTTATCGTGGATTTTGGGGCGAAAAAGGGGGAATCACTGTTAGTGGTGGAGAAGCCCTCTTGCAGATTGACTTTTTGATTGCACTTTTTACCAAGGCTCAAGAGTTGGGCATTCATTGTACTTTGGATACCTGTGCTCTTCCTTTCCGCAATACGCCTCGTTATTTGGAAAAATTTGACCGCTTGATGGCAGTGACTGACTTGGTACTTCTGGATATCAAGGAAATCAATGATGAACGGCACAAAATTGTGACCAGCCATACCAATAAAACGATTTTAGCTTGTGCCAAGTACTTATCTGATATTGGAAAACCAGTCTGGATTCGTCACGTTTTGGTACCTGGGCTTACAGACCGAGATGACGACTTGATCGAGCTTGGAAAATTTGTTAAAACCCTTAAAAATGTTGATAAATTTGAGATCCTTCCATACCATACTATGGGGGAATTCAAATGGCGTGAATTGGGAATTCCGTACAAATTGGAGGGTGTGAAACCACCGACAAAAGAACGGGTCCAAAATGCAAAAGATTTGATGGAAACAGAAAGTTACCAAGATTACCTGAAACGGGTCAAAGGATAA
- a CDS encoding manganese-dependent inorganic pyrophosphatase produces MSKILVFGHQNPDSDAIGSSVAFAYLAKEAYGLDTEAVALGTPNEETAFVLDYFGVEAPRVITSAKAEGAEQVILTDHNEFQQSVSDIAEVEVYGVVDHHRVANFETASPLYMRLEPVGSASSIVYRMFKEHGVAVPKELAGLMLSGLISDTLLLKSPTTHPSDKVIAPELAELAGVNLEEYGLAMLKAGTNLASKSAEELIDIDAKTFELNGNNVRVAQVNTVDIAEVLERQAEIEAAIQAANAANGYSDFVLMITDIVNSNSEILALGANMDKVEAAFNFKLENNHAFLPGAVSRKKQVVPQLTESFNA; encoded by the coding sequence ATGTCAAAAATTCTCGTTTTTGGTCACCAAAATCCTGACTCAGATGCTATCGGCTCATCTGTAGCTTTTGCTTATCTTGCAAAAGAAGCTTATGGTTTGGATACAGAAGCAGTGGCTCTTGGAACTCCAAATGAAGAAACAGCTTTCGTATTGGACTATTTTGGTGTGGAAGCACCACGCGTCATCACATCAGCTAAAGCAGAAGGTGCAGAACAAGTCATCTTGACGGACCACAATGAATTCCAACAATCTGTTTCAGATATTGCTGAAGTAGAAGTTTATGGTGTAGTGGATCACCACCGTGTGGCTAACTTCGAAACTGCCAGCCCACTTTACATGCGTTTGGAACCAGTTGGATCAGCATCTTCTATCGTGTACCGTATGTTCAAAGAACACGGTGTAGCAGTGCCAAAAGAATTGGCAGGTTTGATGCTTTCAGGTTTGATTTCAGATACCCTTCTTTTGAAATCTCCAACAACACACCCATCTGATAAGGTGATTGCGCCTGAATTGGCTGAATTGGCTGGTGTCAACTTAGAAGAATACGGTCTTGCCATGCTCAAGGCTGGTACTAACTTGGCAAGCAAATCAGCAGAAGAATTGATCGATATCGATGCCAAGACTTTTGAATTGAACGGAAACAACGTTCGTGTGGCTCAAGTGAACACAGTTGATATTGCGGAAGTTTTGGAACGCCAAGCTGAAATCGAAGCAGCTATCCAAGCTGCCAATGCAGCTAACGGATACTCTGACTTTGTTTTGATGATTACAGATATCGTCAACTCAAACTCAGAAATCTTGGCTCTTGGTGCCAACATGGACAAGGTAGAAGCAGCTTTCAACTTCAAACTTGAAAACAACCACGCTTTCCTTCCAGGTGCCGTTTCACGTAAGAAACAAGTGGTTCCTCAATTGACTGAAAGCTTTAATGCTTAA
- a CDS encoding endonuclease/exonuclease/phosphatase family protein: MRKNGKKIRLLGVAALLASQLGVFSSALTVVADETTASTSESALVTNTSSEESSTNHSTSATTTTTEATTRASSDKEETSSSSSDATEEKTVKVGDIQGESQRSPLEGQKVAIKNAVVTKTDRYGFYAQDIESDGNSRTSDGIYVVSKYKVKVGDKVKITGTVKEGYMEEVTLGAGKTFKEPTNSLTVTMLVDAWITKDGTAPLPEAVNITEGMPADVKPNPTAYAPETDALDYWESLEGMLTVVKKPHVLGPQYKGDIYVLGEDFTGLPLNNIGGLNLRPHAQNTATIPIYVGNQFVAKAKDYFTEDVTGVVTYRNSFYKLEPTQQLTVQDGGLQRQAAQTQPSEDKLTIASYNIENFSANNAKNETPEDKVTLIANSFIHEIHNPDIITLIEVQDNNGSVDDGTTSGVESGRKLANRIKELGGKSYEYTEVAPVDGADGGKPGSNIRLGILYNPERVTLAKKEAATSNEAAQFDKGHLVKNPARIAPNDPSFDHTRKSLAVEFEFKGQPVVVIANHLKSKIGDDAIYGASQPAVEHTLPTREAQASVIHQFVQEGLKQNPKTTFVLTGDFNDYDFSTTAQILAGNELTNLMAQHDAGDRYSYFYRGSNQVLDNIFISNNMAAKARFEPVHINASFMKEHGRASDHDPVLVQIDFSGAQTPGTPTDDQQGNTVQATDQNSPSSSNTGSQLVPHQAQANEQKSSTSESKEKGKNEDEKQDDKEEATTETKTPGKRKILPSTGQETSYLALFGVAIATMSLVWYKKKKTY; this comes from the coding sequence ATGAGAAAAAACGGTAAAAAGATTCGCCTACTGGGAGTAGCCGCCTTATTGGCTAGTCAGTTGGGGGTCTTTAGCAGTGCCCTCACGGTAGTTGCAGACGAGACCACAGCTTCGACTTCAGAGTCAGCGCTTGTGACGAACACTAGCAGCGAGGAAAGCTCGACAAATCATTCGACTTCTGCTACAACAACAACTACAGAAGCTACGACGAGAGCTTCGAGTGATAAAGAAGAGACATCTAGCAGTTCCTCAGACGCTACTGAGGAGAAAACGGTTAAGGTCGGGGACATTCAAGGGGAATCGCAACGCTCTCCACTGGAAGGCCAAAAGGTAGCCATCAAAAATGCAGTGGTGACTAAGACAGACCGCTATGGTTTTTATGCCCAAGATATTGAGTCGGATGGGAATAGCCGTACTTCAGATGGGATTTATGTTGTTTCCAAATACAAGGTGAAAGTCGGTGACAAGGTGAAAATCACTGGTACCGTCAAGGAAGGCTATATGGAAGAGGTTACCTTGGGAGCTGGGAAAACCTTTAAGGAACCAACGAATAGTTTAACGGTGACCATGCTGGTCGATGCTTGGATCACAAAAGATGGGACAGCCCCTCTTCCAGAAGCTGTGAATATCACTGAGGGCATGCCAGCAGATGTGAAGCCTAATCCGACTGCTTATGCTCCAGAAACTGATGCTCTCGATTATTGGGAAAGCCTGGAAGGAATGCTCACGGTGGTGAAGAAACCGCATGTCCTTGGTCCCCAGTACAAAGGAGATATCTATGTCTTGGGAGAAGATTTTACTGGCCTTCCTTTAAACAATATTGGAGGTCTGAATCTACGGCCACATGCGCAAAATACAGCGACGATCCCGATTTATGTTGGGAATCAATTTGTCGCAAAAGCCAAGGATTACTTTACAGAAGACGTAACAGGAGTGGTAACGTATCGGAATAGCTTTTATAAGTTAGAACCTACTCAACAGTTGACAGTCCAAGATGGTGGTTTGCAGCGTCAAGCAGCTCAAACCCAACCAAGTGAGGACAAGCTGACCATCGCTTCCTACAATATTGAAAATTTCTCGGCCAACAATGCCAAAAATGAAACCCCAGAGGATAAGGTGACGCTGATTGCCAATTCCTTTATCCATGAAATTCACAATCCAGACATCATTACTTTGATCGAAGTGCAGGACAATAATGGTAGTGTGGATGACGGAACGACCAGTGGTGTTGAAAGTGGACGCAAACTAGCCAATCGGATCAAGGAATTGGGTGGCAAGAGCTATGAGTATACGGAGGTTGCTCCAGTAGATGGCGCTGACGGAGGAAAGCCTGGTTCCAATATTCGTTTGGGAATCCTCTACAATCCAGAACGCGTAACCTTAGCCAAAAAAGAGGCAGCAACTAGCAACGAGGCAGCGCAATTTGACAAGGGACACCTGGTTAAAAATCCAGCTCGGATTGCCCCTAATGACCCATCGTTTGATCATACTCGCAAGTCCTTAGCTGTTGAATTTGAATTCAAAGGTCAACCAGTTGTGGTGATTGCCAATCACTTGAAATCAAAAATCGGAGATGATGCTATTTATGGGGCAAGCCAACCAGCAGTGGAACATACCTTGCCAACTCGTGAAGCACAAGCTAGTGTCATCCATCAATTCGTTCAAGAAGGCTTGAAGCAAAATCCGAAGACCACCTTTGTTTTGACGGGTGATTTTAATGACTACGATTTCTCAACCACGGCGCAGATCCTTGCTGGCAACGAACTAACCAACTTAATGGCCCAACATGATGCAGGCGATCGCTATTCTTATTTCTACCGTGGAAGCAATCAGGTTTTGGATAACATTTTTATCTCAAACAACATGGCAGCTAAAGCAAGGTTTGAACCAGTCCATATCAATGCTTCCTTTATGAAGGAACACGGTCGTGCATCAGACCATGATCCTGTCTTGGTCCAAATCGACTTTAGTGGAGCACAAACTCCAGGAACGCCGACGGATGATCAACAAGGAAATACAGTCCAAGCAACGGATCAAAACAGCCCTTCCTCATCGAATACAGGATCTCAACTAGTCCCTCATCAGGCCCAAGCTAATGAACAAAAGAGTTCAACATCTGAAAGCAAAGAGAAGGGCAAGAACGAAGATGAGAAGCAAGACGACAAGGAAGAGGCAACAACAGAAACCAAGACACCAGGCAAGCGGAAAATCCTTCCATCAACTGGACAAGAAACAAGCTATCTAGCTCTTTTTGGAGTGGCAATAGCTACGATGAGTCTTGTCTGGTATAAGAAGAAAAAGACTTACTAA
- a CDS encoding UDP-N-acetylmuramoyl-L-alanyl-D-glutamate--L-lysine ligase, which translates to MITIEQTLNILKHDQNFREILVNGEYYYHLEGTSFDAISYDSRKVSASTLFFVKGASFKKEYLEQAISNGLGFYVSEKDYEVGIPAILVNDIKQAMSLIAMEFYGHPEKQLKLLAFTGTKGKTTAAYFAYHILEQSHRPAMLSTMNTTLDGKNFFKSTLTTPESLDLFAMMAEAVANDRTHLIMEVSSQAYLVKRVYGLTFDVGVFLNISPDHIGPIEHPTFEDYFYHKRLLMKNSQAVVINSDMDHFQVLADQVANQDHDFYGSQSENQIENSKAFSFSATGKLAGNYDIQLIGHFNQENAVAAGLACLRLGASLKDIQKGIAKTRVPGRMEVLTQKNGAKVFIDYAHNGDSLKKLLSVVETHQTGTISLVLGSTGNKGESRRKDFGLLLEDHPEIQVFLTADDPNYEDPLAIAEEISSFITRPVEKIADREQAIQLAMATTSKPEDAVIIAGKGADCYQIVNGVKEEYPGDAAIAERYL; encoded by the coding sequence ATGATTACAATTGAACAAACCCTCAACATTTTAAAACATGACCAAAATTTCCGAGAAATTCTAGTAAATGGTGAATATTACTACCATCTAGAAGGAACAAGTTTTGATGCCATTAGCTATGATAGCCGGAAGGTTTCTGCTAGTACCCTCTTTTTTGTTAAAGGGGCGAGTTTCAAAAAAGAATACCTGGAACAGGCTATTTCTAATGGACTCGGCTTTTATGTCTCTGAAAAAGATTATGAAGTTGGCATTCCTGCCATTCTCGTCAATGATATCAAGCAGGCCATGAGCTTAATTGCTATGGAGTTTTATGGGCACCCTGAGAAACAATTAAAACTATTGGCCTTCACAGGGACTAAGGGAAAGACAACAGCGGCCTATTTTGCTTACCATATTTTGGAACAAAGTCACCGACCAGCTATGCTGTCGACTATGAATACGACGCTGGATGGTAAAAACTTCTTTAAATCGACCCTGACAACGCCAGAGAGCTTGGATCTTTTTGCCATGATGGCTGAGGCAGTAGCCAATGATCGGACCCACTTGATTATGGAAGTTTCCAGTCAAGCTTATCTGGTGAAGCGGGTTTACGGTCTGACCTTTGACGTCGGTGTTTTTCTCAACATCAGTCCAGACCATATTGGACCGATTGAACACCCAACTTTTGAGGATTATTTCTACCACAAACGTCTCCTCATGAAGAACAGCCAAGCCGTAGTCATCAATAGCGATATGGATCATTTCCAAGTTTTAGCGGATCAAGTCGCGAACCAAGACCATGATTTTTATGGAAGCCAGTCTGAGAATCAAATTGAAAACTCCAAAGCTTTCAGCTTCTCAGCCACTGGTAAATTAGCTGGAAACTATGATATCCAACTGATTGGACATTTCAACCAAGAAAATGCTGTAGCAGCAGGTCTTGCCTGTCTTCGTCTAGGCGCGAGCCTCAAGGATATCCAAAAAGGGATTGCTAAGACGCGCGTTCCTGGCCGAATGGAAGTCTTGACTCAGAAAAACGGCGCTAAGGTTTTCATCGACTATGCCCATAATGGAGATAGCTTGAAAAAACTGCTTTCAGTTGTCGAAACCCATCAAACAGGGACCATTTCACTGGTCCTTGGATCAACTGGGAATAAAGGAGAGAGTCGCCGCAAGGACTTTGGCTTACTCTTAGAAGACCATCCTGAGATCCAAGTCTTCCTCACAGCGGATGATCCCAACTATGAAGATCCTTTGGCTATCGCTGAAGAGATTAGCAGCTTCATCACGCGCCCTGTCGAGAAAATCGCAGATCGCGAACAAGCTATTCAACTGGCCATGGCAACAACCAGCAAGCCTGAAGATGCCGTCATTATCGCCGGAAAAGGAGCGGACTGCTACCAAATCGTCAATGGCGTAAAAGAAGAATATCCAGGTGATGCCGCCATCGCTGAACGTTACCTATAA
- a CDS encoding DUF1803 domain-containing protein, translating to MITIINPTRLTRQPFFKDLINYLDQHDDVILRQIKAQFPDQPVDKLMEEYIKAGFILRENKRYTLNLPFLESADLVELDQEVFVREDSEFYQELKNKVFQTELRNTTNEAILVEETDFARDAQTLSNYFYKVAHQYPLTEDQEKLYAILGDVNLEYALKYMTSFLLKFLKKEVVQQKRKDIFVDSLEILGYIRKNDEGKYELAVDLDKERLMFIKQ from the coding sequence ATGATTACAATCATTAATCCCACACGTTTGACACGTCAGCCATTTTTCAAGGACTTGATCAATTATTTGGACCAGCACGACGATGTGATCCTGCGGCAAATTAAGGCCCAATTTCCGGATCAACCAGTGGATAAGCTGATGGAGGAGTATATCAAAGCGGGCTTCATCCTTCGAGAAAATAAACGCTACACTCTCAATTTGCCCTTCTTGGAGTCAGCTGATCTTGTTGAATTGGATCAAGAGGTCTTTGTCCGAGAGGACAGTGAATTTTATCAGGAACTAAAAAACAAAGTTTTCCAAACGGAACTCCGCAATACTACCAATGAAGCGATTTTGGTGGAGGAGACGGACTTTGCGCGAGATGCACAGACCCTTTCCAATTACTTCTACAAGGTTGCTCACCAATATCCATTGACAGAGGATCAAGAAAAGCTCTATGCCATCTTGGGAGATGTCAATCTCGAGTATGCTCTTAAGTATATGACCAGCTTTTTGCTCAAGTTCCTCAAAAAAGAAGTAGTCCAGCAAAAGCGCAAGGACATCTTTGTCGACAGTTTAGAAATCTTAGGCTATATCCGCAAAAATGATGAAGGCAAATATGAATTAGCAGTGGACTTGGACAAGGAAAGACTGATGTTTATCAAACAATAG
- a CDS encoding YiiX/YebB-like N1pC/P60 family cysteine hydrolase, translated as MLENGDLIFVREDTEMGQAIQASTGNYSHVAIFLDGFIYHATVEGGVLAQSPEDFFEAEKVYDFYRCAEIDCPEVKKRAESLLGAPYNASFYPDGDGYYCSQFISELLPIFETIPMKFGDEEEEISPFWEDYYRGLGLAVPLDQPGTNPSQLAQSPQLQFKERYLDDLDS; from the coding sequence GTGCTAGAAAATGGTGATTTAATCTTTGTTAGAGAAGACACAGAAATGGGGCAGGCCATTCAGGCCTCTACTGGCAACTATAGCCATGTAGCTATCTTTTTGGACGGATTCATTTATCATGCCACTGTAGAAGGTGGCGTCCTTGCCCAGTCCCCTGAAGATTTCTTTGAAGCTGAGAAAGTATATGACTTTTATCGCTGTGCGGAGATTGATTGTCCAGAGGTCAAAAAGCGAGCAGAGAGTCTTTTAGGGGCTCCCTACAATGCTTCCTTTTATCCGGATGGAGATGGTTATTACTGTTCCCAGTTCATCTCAGAACTACTTCCTATTTTTGAGACCATTCCCATGAAGTTTGGAGATGAGGAAGAGGAGATTAGTCCGTTTTGGGAAGATTACTACAGAGGGCTCGGTCTAGCGGTTCCTTTGGATCAACCTGGAACCAACCCGAGTCAGTTAGCCCAGTCACCACAGCTACAGTTTAAAGAAAGGTATTTGGATGATTTGGATTCATGA
- a CDS encoding ABC transporter ATP-binding protein — MATLLSIEGIHKTFEAGTVNENHVLKGLDLQVEEGDFISVIGGNGAGKSTLMNILAGNLVVDEGDILLEGNSIKNTSVRKRAKDIARVFQDPKMGTASRLTIEENMAIAQRRGKSRGLSWGVREKDRELFREALKELNIGLENRLKVDTQYLSGGQRQALTLVMAALVRPKLLLLDEHTAALDPKTSEMVMELTQKIVESHDLTTLMITHDMNHAIEYGNRLIMLYQGKVVVDVKGEEKKNLTVEDLMRLFQQNSGETLVSDELVLG, encoded by the coding sequence ATGGCAACATTATTATCAATTGAAGGCATTCATAAGACATTTGAAGCAGGAACGGTTAATGAAAACCATGTCTTAAAAGGCTTGGATCTCCAAGTAGAAGAAGGGGATTTCATTTCGGTTATCGGTGGAAATGGAGCTGGGAAATCAACCTTGATGAACATCTTGGCAGGAAATCTAGTCGTGGATGAAGGGGATATCTTGCTAGAAGGTAACTCCATTAAAAATACGAGTGTTCGGAAGCGTGCGAAAGATATTGCGCGTGTCTTCCAAGATCCTAAGATGGGGACGGCTTCTCGTTTGACCATTGAAGAAAATATGGCCATTGCCCAACGTCGGGGGAAATCTCGTGGTTTGAGCTGGGGAGTTCGGGAGAAAGATCGCGAATTGTTCCGTGAAGCCTTGAAGGAACTGAATATCGGTTTAGAGAATCGTCTCAAGGTAGATACCCAATATTTGTCTGGTGGGCAACGTCAAGCTTTGACCTTGGTCATGGCAGCTTTGGTTAGACCAAAACTCTTGCTTCTGGATGAACATACCGCAGCGCTCGATCCAAAGACTAGTGAAATGGTCATGGAATTGACCCAAAAGATCGTGGAAAGCCATGATTTGACAACCTTGATGATTACGCATGATATGAACCATGCGATTGAATACGGCAACCGCTTGATCATGCTCTACCAAGGCAAGGTCGTGGTCGACGTCAAAGGAGAAGAAAAGAAAAACCTAACGGTTGAAGATTTGATGCGCCTCTTCCAACAAAACAGTGGTGAAACCCTGGTGAGTGATGAATTGGTATTAGGATAA